A DNA window from Siniperca chuatsi isolate FFG_IHB_CAS linkage group LG6, ASM2008510v1, whole genome shotgun sequence contains the following coding sequences:
- the glulb gene encoding glutamine synthetase, whose translation MATSASSKLNKAVKQQYMDLPQGDMVQAMYIWIDGSGEGVRCKTRTLDFEPKTIEDLPEWNFDGSSTYQSEGSNSDMFLIPAAMFRDPFRKDPNKLVLCEVLKYNRKPAETNLRHTCKQIMSMVENNYPWFGMEQEYTLLGIDGHPFGWPSNGFPGPQGPYYCGVGADKAYGRDIVEAHYRACLYAGVQICGTNAEVMPAQWEFQVGPCEGINMGDHLWVARFILHRVCEDFGVVVSFDPKPIPGNWNGAGCHTNFSTKEMREDGGLKIIEESIERLAKRHRYHIRAYDPKGGLDNARRLTGHHETSNIDEFSAGVANRGASIRIPRSVGQDKKGYFEDRRPSANCDPYIVTEALVRTCLLKEEGEKPTHYRK comes from the exons ATGGCCACCTCGGCAAGTTCAAAGCTGAACAAAGCTGTTAAACAGCAGTACATGGATCTCCCTCAGGGGGACATGGTTCAGGCCATGTACATCTGGATAGATGGGTCTGGAGAGGGAGTGCGCTGCAAGACCAGAACTTTGGATTTTGAACCCAAGACGATTGAGG ATCTTCCTGAGTGGAACTTTGATGGCTCCAGCACCTACCAGTCAGAGGGCTCCAACAGCGACATGTTCCTGATCCCTGCAGCCATGTTCAGGGACCCGTTCAGAAAAGACCCCAACAAGCTGGTGCTCTGCGAGGTGCTCAAGTACAACCGCAAGCCAGCAG AGACTAATCTGCGCCACACCTGTAAACAGATCATGAGCATGGTGGAGAATAACTACCCGTGGTTTGGTATGGAGCAGGAGTACACTCTCCTGGGCATAGATGGGCATCCCTTCGGCTGGCCCTCCAATGGCTTCCCAGGTCCACAAG GGCCCTATTACTGTGGAGTGGGAGCAGATAAGGCGTATGGACGGGACATAGTGGAGGCACACTACAGAGCCTGTCTGTACGCTGGGGTTCAGATCTGTGGAACCAATGCTGAAGTCATGCCAGCTCAG tggGAGTTCCAGGTTGGGCCTTGTGAAGGCATCAACATGGGGGACCATCTGTGGGTTGCTCGCTTCATCCTTCACAGAGTGTGTGAGGATTTCGGAGTGGTGGTGTCCTTTGACCCCAAACCAATCCCAGGGAACTGGAACGGTGCCGGCTGCCACACCAACTTCAGCACAAAAGAGATGCGAGAGGACGGTGGACTGAA AATCATTGAGGAGTCGATCGAAAGGCTGGCGAAGAGACACAGGTATCACATCCGGGCCTACGATCCCAAAGGCGGGCTCGACAACGCCAGGCGCCTCACCGGTCATCACGAAACCTCAAACATCGACGAGTTCTCTGCAGGTGTGGCCAATCGTGGCGCCAGCATCCGCATCCCCCGCTCGGTGGGGCAGGACAAGAAGGGCTACTTCGAGGACCGCCGTCCATCCGCCAACTGCGACCCGTACATCGTCACAGAGGCTCTGGTGCGCACGTGTTTACTcaaagaagagggagaaaagcCCACTCATTACAGGAAATGA